The Brevundimonas vesicularis genome includes the window GCGCGTCTTCATCATGCTGTTGCTGGGTTTCTCGGCGGGCCTGCCGAACCTGCTGATCTTCGACACCTTGTCCGCCTGGCTTCGCGAAAGCGGCCAGACGCTGGAAGTGATCGGCTTCTTCGCCCTGGCCACCCTGTCCTATTCGCTGAAGTTCGTCTGGGCGCCGCTGATCGACCGGACGTCCGTGCCCGGACTGACGCGACTGTTGGGTCATCGCCGCGCCTGGATGCTGGTGACGCAGGCCGTGATCGTGTTCGGCCTGTGGTCGATCTCGACGCTGAACCCCGCCAACGCCCTGATCGCGGTGGCTGGATTCGCCGCCCTGGTCGGCTTCTTCGGCGCGACGCAGGACATCGTCATCGACGCCTGGCGCATCGAGGCCGCCGACGACAGCCGGCACGGCGCAATGGCCGCTGCTTATCAGATGGGCTACCGGGTCGCCATGATCGTCGCGGGCGCCGTGCCGCTGGTCCTGGCTGATCTTTATAACTGGAACCTGTCCTACGCCGTGATGGCCGCTCTGATGGGCTTCGGCATCGCCGGCGTTCTGTTCGCCCCGCGGGAAAAGGCTCATTCCATCCGCGCCATCCCGGTCGGTGACGTGCCGTCTCGCCCTGGCTTCGAGGTGATCGAATGGGTCGTGCGCCTGGCAATTATCGGTGTGGCGGCGGTGGTGCTGGGGTCGGGCCTGACCGGCCAGTCGGGCCCGCTGAATGCGCTGTTTGGATTGTTCGGCCTGGGCGCGGACGGCAAGGCGGCTGTGGCGGCGGCCCTCTCGGCCAAGCCCGAGGGCGTCTATCTGCAGGTCGGTCTGGTCTTCCTTGGCCTGGCGGTAATGGTGCTGGCGTGTTGGCCCGTGCCCGGGGTCAAGACCCGGCCCGGAGCCTATCTGGCAGGGTCGTTCGGCGAACCCGTAGTGGACTTTTACAAGCGGTTCGCGGGGGTCGCCACGCTGATCCTGGCGCTGATCTGCGTCTATCGCCTGGCGGATTTCGTGCTGAACATCATGAACCCCTTCTATCTGGATCTTGGGTTCTCCAAGACCGAACTGGCCGAGGTGCGAAAGGTGTTTGGCGTGGTCATGACCACCCTGGGCGTCTTCGTCGGCGGCTGGTCGGTGGCCAAGCTGGGCCTGATCCGCACCATGGTGATCGGCGCCTTCATGAGCCCGGTGTCGAACCTGGTCTTCGCTTGGCTGGCGACCCAGGGCCCCAGCATCCCGGCCCTGACCGTCGCCATCGGGGTGGACAATGTCGCCACAGGCTACGCCGGCACAGCCCTGATCGCCTATATGTCCAGCCTGACGTCGATTGGTTTCA containing:
- a CDS encoding AmpG family muropeptide MFS transporter, with the translated sequence MTDQAHPPANGKPAGRFGGLAVYGERRVFIMLLLGFSAGLPNLLIFDTLSAWLRESGQTLEVIGFFALATLSYSLKFVWAPLIDRTSVPGLTRLLGHRRAWMLVTQAVIVFGLWSISTLNPANALIAVAGFAALVGFFGATQDIVIDAWRIEAADDSRHGAMAAAYQMGYRVAMIVAGAVPLVLADLYNWNLSYAVMAALMGFGIAGVLFAPREKAHSIRAIPVGDVPSRPGFEVIEWVVRLAIIGVAAVVLGSGLTGQSGPLNALFGLFGLGADGKAAVAAALSAKPEGVYLQVGLVFLGLAVMVLACWPVPGVKTRPGAYLAGSFGEPVVDFYKRFAGVATLILALICVYRLADFVLNIMNPFYLDLGFSKTELAEVRKVFGVVMTTLGVFVGGWSVAKLGLIRTMVIGAFMSPVSNLVFAWLATQGPSIPALTVAIGVDNVATGYAGTALIAYMSSLTSIGFTATQYALFSSLYALPGKLIASQSGRIVEASARAAEGTGPFAGLRPLFARLPEGSLAAGAATSGVTPAALGAGYVVFFLYSTIIGIFAIVLAFIVASKQTALQARQKAALEEEAAIAATEGQPS